In Campylobacteraceae bacterium, a single genomic region encodes these proteins:
- the pgi gene encoding glucose-6-phosphate isomerase, with protein MNEKRDKLFNKLKQLKEQVDESTINEMFTLNPERFNEFSTSCEDMVLDYSKVHIDKAIKKTLIELAGVCKLEEKREAMYRGDRINITENRAVLHIALRNQSHEPIYVDGKDIMPDINESLLKMKAFSDGIREGSILSSTGKKFKNVVNIGIGGSHLGPSMVTKALKPYHDGPTIHFVSNIDSSHIYDVLNTLDPSDTLILVASKTFVTIETMTNAKTALKWMIKGVGENGAKEHFVAISTAHEKTKEFGIKEERVFGYWDWVGGRYSIWSAIGLGVMIAIGMKNFTEFLEGAYEMDQHFKNTPLEENIPVLLALIGIWHINICDYSTRALLPYDQRLSSFPSYIQQLDMESNGKSISSNGDSIHVRTGAVVWGDAGTNSQHSFFQLLHQGSEIVPCEFLVAVNKHEKDMDEHNNLLLANCLAQSQALMAGRRLDEVIKVLKKRGVSHEEAIRLAPHRQFKGNRPSTTLMYKKLDPKTLGKIIALYEHRVFVEGVIWGVDSFDQWGVELGKELATEMLSLVVGDKKVNEEELDSSSAGLLKSISKWSESL; from the coding sequence ATGAATGAAAAAAGAGATAAACTTTTCAATAAATTAAAACAATTAAAAGAACAAGTAGATGAAAGTACCATTAATGAAATGTTTACCTTAAATCCAGAACGATTTAATGAATTTAGTACTTCTTGTGAAGATATGGTTCTTGATTATTCAAAAGTACATATTGATAAAGCAATTAAAAAAACATTAATTGAATTAGCAGGGGTATGTAAACTAGAAGAAAAAAGAGAAGCAATGTATAGAGGGGATAGAATTAATATCACTGAAAACAGAGCAGTATTGCACATAGCTTTAAGAAATCAATCCCATGAGCCTATATATGTAGATGGAAAAGATATCATGCCTGATATTAATGAGAGTTTATTAAAAATGAAAGCTTTTTCTGATGGTATTAGAGAGGGGAGTATTTTATCTTCGACTGGAAAAAAATTCAAAAATGTTGTTAATATTGGAATAGGAGGATCGCACTTAGGACCTTCAATGGTTACAAAAGCTTTAAAACCTTACCATGATGGGCCAACAATTCATTTTGTATCTAATATTGATTCTTCACATATATACGATGTTTTAAATACGCTTGATCCCAGTGATACTTTAATTTTAGTTGCTTCAAAAACCTTTGTTACTATTGAAACTATGACCAATGCAAAAACCGCATTAAAATGGATGATCAAGGGGGTTGGCGAAAATGGTGCTAAAGAACACTTTGTAGCTATTTCAACCGCTCATGAAAAAACAAAAGAATTTGGAATAAAAGAAGAGCGAGTATTTGGATACTGGGACTGGGTTGGGGGACGATACTCAATTTGGAGTGCTATTGGGTTAGGTGTAATGATTGCCATTGGTATGAAAAACTTTACAGAGTTTTTAGAAGGTGCTTATGAAATGGATCAGCATTTTAAAAATACTCCTCTGGAAGAAAATATACCAGTACTCCTCGCATTAATTGGTATTTGGCATATTAATATCTGTGATTATTCTACACGGGCTCTCTTACCTTATGATCAGCGTTTAAGTTCTTTTCCTTCTTATATTCAACAATTAGATATGGAAAGTAATGGCAAGAGTATTTCTTCTAATGGGGATAGTATTCATGTACGAACAGGAGCAGTTGTTTGGGGTGATGCAGGTACCAATTCTCAACACTCGTTTTTTCAGTTATTGCATCAAGGTTCAGAAATAGTTCCTTGTGAATTTTTAGTAGCTGTTAACAAACATGAGAAAGATATGGATGAGCACAATAATCTTTTACTTGCAAATTGTCTGGCACAAAGCCAAGCATTAATGGCAGGAAGACGCTTGGATGAGGTAATTAAAGTACTTAAAAAAAGAGGTGTTTCTCATGAAGAAGCGATTCGTTTGGCGCCGCACAGACAATTTAAAGGCAACAGACCTTCAACTACCTTAATGTATAAAAAATTGGATCCAAAAACACTTGGAAAAATTATTGCTTTGTATGAACACAGAGTTTTTGTAGAAGGTGTGATATGGGGTGTGGATTCTTTTGATCAATGGGGTGTTGAGCTTGGAAAAGAATTGGCTACTGAAATGTTATCTTTAGTAGTAGGAGATAAAAAAGTAAATGAAGAAGAACTGGATTCTTCAAGTGCTGGTTTGCTAAAAAGTATTTCTAAGTGGAGCGAAAGTCTTTAA
- a CDS encoding GGDEF domain-containing protein, with product MNTKYKFFILLVFLLLFGFSFASYMSYKMASNLAKRDLSLHSLPLSSDNVYSEIQRDLLKSKLISSLMSNNTFLISWAKNNKNNIEEIKEYLRAIKSKYNTSSSFFVSSLSENYYYEKGILKTINNKQDEDKWFYRLKNSNNDYESNIDVDMANNGELSIFSNYKVRDLEGNFIGITGVGIETSHVSSLLDTYKNKYNHEVYFVDKNNSIIIKSKNLEKAKNPHFKEIIYEKINDFKKNKNSILEYEYLGETFHLNIRFIEELNLFLCIEAKEQDVLKEITNNFLINIVIFIFIIIFIMMSIIYYINHYQKYLEFFAKKDTLTGLSNRFDFENILLHIFSSVTKENKNMAFILLDVDDFKSINDTFGHQMGDKILVIIAKVLKNCFSSRTILARWGGEEFVVVLRNTNNEEAYFLAEKLRLAIFDNKEIYALINKKMTVSLGIAVKQDNENKDELFLRVDKNLYKAKEQGKNQSVI from the coding sequence TTGAATACTAAATATAAGTTTTTTATCTTGCTCGTTTTTCTTCTTTTATTTGGTTTTTCTTTTGCTTCATATATGAGTTATAAAATGGCATCAAATCTCGCAAAACGTGATTTAAGTCTGCATTCATTACCTTTAAGCAGTGACAATGTATATTCAGAAATTCAAAGAGATTTATTAAAATCAAAACTTATCTCTTCTTTAATGTCAAACAATACATTTTTAATTTCTTGGGCAAAAAATAATAAAAATAATATTGAAGAAATTAAAGAATATTTAAGAGCAATTAAATCTAAATACAATACTTCAAGCAGTTTTTTTGTTTCTTCTTTAAGTGAAAATTATTATTACGAAAAAGGAATCTTAAAAACAATTAATAACAAACAAGATGAGGATAAATGGTTTTACCGCTTAAAGAATTCAAACAATGATTATGAAAGTAATATTGATGTTGATATGGCAAATAATGGCGAACTAAGTATCTTTAGTAATTATAAAGTAAGAGATTTAGAAGGAAACTTTATTGGAATTACAGGTGTTGGTATTGAAACCTCTCATGTATCTTCTTTATTAGATACCTATAAAAATAAGTACAATCATGAAGTTTATTTTGTTGATAAAAACAATAGTATTATAATAAAATCAAAGAATTTAGAAAAAGCAAAGAACCCTCATTTTAAAGAAATTATTTATGAAAAAATTAATGATTTTAAAAAAAACAAAAACAGTATTCTTGAATATGAATATTTAGGAGAAACATTTCACTTAAATATACGTTTTATTGAAGAATTGAATTTATTTTTATGTATTGAAGCAAAAGAACAAGATGTTTTAAAAGAAATTACCAATAATTTTTTAATTAATATTGTTATCTTTATTTTTATAATTATTTTTATTATGATGAGCATTATTTATTATATCAATCATTATCAAAAATACTTAGAGTTTTTTGCCAAAAAGGATACTTTAACGGGTCTTTCAAATAGGTTTGATTTTGAAAATATTTTATTACATATTTTTTCTTCTGTTACAAAAGAAAATAAGAATATGGCATTTATTTTACTGGATGTGGATGATTTTAAAAGTATTAATGATACTTTTGGACATCAAATGGGTGATAAAATACTTGTTATTATTGCAAAAGTACTAAAAAATTGTTTTTCTTCTCGTACTATTCTTGCACGTTGGGGTGGGGAAGAATTTGTTGTTGTTTTAAGAAATACAAATAATGAAGAAGCCTATTTTTTAGCAGAAAAATTAAGACTTGCTATTTTTGATAATAAAGAAATTTATGCTTTAATTAATAAAAAAATGACTGTAAGCTTAGGTATTGCGGTAAAACAAGATAATGAAAATAAAGATGAACTTTTTTTACGCGTAGATAAAAACTTATATAAAGCGAAAGAACAAGGTAAGAATCAAAGCGTAATCTAG
- a CDS encoding DUF4857 domain-containing protein: MFQAILSKEFLKIKYIYFTLVILFIAVLLYLYISTLQNFTKIEPHSMLWYQAVHIGNIYYDVLKFLPSFAAFIIALAQFLPEIHKKKFRIPLHLPINQNKMVFLYLSVGLLLLVLVNSILLLCLYFISSVFYPSLIAVSAIQTALPWILASFVVYTFCVAIMIEPYFKRKFLLCILMIMIVSFFFLNDKYQGYNHLYTFLTVLLVLSLFMPLLSLYRFKNGHYSLLKEKSFIPKLSFLIFLVLFLTSFSFFLPYSTKALSKNIDLATYVFYSAPQKQFMYKQHLGYHHFVYGNDKNEKLSLKEYEKALPFIYWRNLDIQKKLPIVIDGISYDKKTIKKARQSFKFAYNNVNENINQIALYPLFNPSSKKGIISFPNLMFNLDQEFSIYDSEDNSKDVELSKQYTLALKNKGFSFPAKIIAGKTTNMKPLDEGYFVLDNKNKLFHFKRYDDELFIKNVSYDSKIKITQIKIAESRKKEFYGLIIDENNNAYVLMYKNYNFVKLPLKYYDSNTMKLEIYANAVNKLIRYKDEKYIYAVAFDKNFSYLDEFKVGIPQVSSLYQTFFDYAYTFNIKKNPYKSYEEYSFEIGAKKAFVLSFCLALLYLLLFRKEKKETRILKSILLLFTGLYGVLILAVL, from the coding sequence ATGTTTCAAGCTATTTTATCAAAAGAGTTTTTAAAAATAAAATATATCTATTTCACTTTAGTAATTTTATTTATTGCTGTTTTATTGTATTTATATATAAGTACCTTACAAAATTTTACTAAAATAGAGCCACACAGTATGTTATGGTATCAAGCTGTGCATATTGGAAATATTTATTATGATGTTCTTAAATTTCTGCCTTCTTTTGCTGCTTTTATAATTGCACTGGCGCAGTTTCTTCCTGAAATTCATAAAAAGAAGTTTAGAATTCCTCTTCATTTACCTATCAATCAAAATAAAATGGTTTTTTTATATTTAAGTGTTGGTTTATTACTTTTAGTTTTAGTAAATAGTATTTTATTATTGTGTTTATACTTTATTTCATCTGTTTTTTATCCTTCTTTAATTGCAGTTTCTGCTATACAAACTGCTCTTCCTTGGATATTAGCATCTTTTGTCGTTTATACTTTTTGTGTTGCAATTATGATAGAACCTTATTTTAAAAGAAAATTCTTATTATGTATATTAATGATTATGATTGTTTCATTCTTTTTCTTAAATGACAAATATCAAGGCTATAACCACCTTTATACTTTTTTAACTGTTCTGCTTGTATTATCATTATTTATGCCTCTACTCTCTTTATATCGCTTTAAAAATGGGCATTATTCATTGTTGAAAGAAAAAAGTTTTATTCCTAAACTTTCTTTTCTTATTTTTCTTGTATTGTTTTTAACTTCTTTTAGTTTTTTTCTGCCCTATAGTACAAAAGCCCTTTCAAAAAATATTGATTTGGCTACTTATGTATTTTATTCTGCACCCCAAAAACAATTTATGTATAAACAACACTTAGGTTATCATCATTTTGTATATGGAAATGACAAAAATGAAAAACTTAGTTTAAAAGAGTATGAAAAAGCCTTACCCTTTATTTATTGGAGAAACTTAGATATACAAAAAAAACTACCTATTGTAATTGATGGTATTTCTTATGATAAAAAAACGATAAAAAAAGCAAGACAAAGTTTTAAGTTTGCTTATAACAATGTAAATGAAAATATAAATCAAATAGCACTTTATCCTTTATTTAATCCAAGCAGTAAAAAAGGAATTATTTCTTTCCCTAACCTTATGTTTAATCTCGACCAAGAATTTAGTATTTATGATTCAGAAGATAATAGTAAAGATGTAGAATTAAGTAAGCAATACACTCTTGCTTTAAAAAACAAAGGTTTTTCTTTTCCAGCTAAAATTATTGCGGGGAAAACAACCAATATGAAACCTTTAGATGAAGGTTATTTTGTTCTTGATAACAAAAATAAACTTTTTCATTTCAAAAGATATGATGATGAACTGTTTATTAAAAATGTTTCTTATGATTCAAAAATAAAAATCACACAAATTAAAATTGCTGAAAGTAGAAAAAAAGAATTTTATGGTTTGATAATAGATGAAAACAACAATGCTTATGTTCTTATGTATAAGAATTATAATTTTGTTAAATTACCATTAAAATACTACGATAGTAATACTATGAAACTTGAGATTTATGCAAATGCGGTGAATAAACTCATTCGTTATAAAGATGAGAAGTATATTTATGCTGTTGCTTTTGATAAAAACTTCTCTTATCTTGATGAATTTAAAGTAGGCATTCCTCAAGTAAGTTCTTTGTATCAAACATTTTTTGATTATGCATATACCTTTAATATAAAAAAGAATCCTTACAAAAGTTATGAAGAATATTCTTTTGAGATAGGTGCAAAAAAAGCCTTTGTTTTATCTTTTTGTTTAGCTCTTTTATATTTACTTCTTTTTAGAAAAGAAAAAAAAGAAACAAGAATACTAAAATCGATACTTTTACTTTTTACGGGTTTGTATGGAGTTTTAATACTTGCAGTCTTATAA
- the pgl gene encoding 6-phosphogluconolactonase, whose translation MMNKLNNFKRKEELIENLSSKIISALSTGILKNGKASLLLSGGSTPKPLFEKLSKCNIAWNKVNIALVDERWIEEDNKDSNALLIKTHLLKNCAKEAHFVSMYQKNIKAQDAELICSAIYKKELFPFDVLVLGMGEDGHTASLFPNNVKLKEAYDDNNQSLCVHMKPDTAPYERMSLTKKAILSSHNIYLHFEGSKKNEVFRNALKQEDIKTMPISSILNQKEKIVEVFTHE comes from the coding sequence ATGATGAATAAACTTAATAATTTTAAAAGAAAAGAAGAACTCATAGAAAATCTTTCTTCAAAAATCATTTCTGCTTTAAGTACAGGTATTTTAAAAAATGGAAAAGCAAGTTTATTACTTTCTGGGGGAAGTACCCCTAAACCCTTATTTGAAAAATTAAGTAAATGCAATATTGCATGGAATAAAGTAAATATTGCTTTAGTGGATGAGAGATGGATAGAGGAAGATAATAAAGATAGTAATGCTCTTTTGATTAAAACCCATTTATTAAAGAACTGTGCAAAAGAAGCCCATTTTGTTTCTATGTATCAAAAAAACATAAAAGCACAAGATGCTGAGCTTATATGCTCTGCTATTTATAAAAAAGAGCTTTTTCCTTTTGATGTACTTGTATTAGGTATGGGAGAAGATGGACATACGGCTTCATTATTTCCAAACAATGTAAAATTAAAAGAAGCGTATGATGATAATAATCAAAGTTTATGTGTGCATATGAAACCAGATACAGCACCTTATGAGCGAATGAGTTTAACAAAAAAAGCCATTCTTTCTTCCCATAATATTTATTTGCATTTTGAGGGTTCAAAAAAGAATGAAGTTTTTAGAAATGCTTTAAAACAAGAAGATATAAAGACAATGCCAATATCTTCAATTCTTAATCAAAAAGAAAAAATCGTGGAGGTTTTTACACATGAATAA
- a CDS encoding phosphogluconate dehydratase, with product MNKIILEITENIINRSKKSRSIYLERVEKAKTKGVNRTSLGCSNLAHAMAPMNDKEKESLRGSKNANIAIITSYNDMLSAHEPYSVYPSLIKRTLMLEGATAQVSAGVPAMCDGVTQGQEGMELSLFSRDNIAMGTAIGLSHNVYDGAVFLGICDKIVPGLLIGALSFGHLPAMFIPAGPMTSGISNSKKSHVRQDYAAGKVDKNTLLKVESASYHSSGTCTFYGTANSNQMLLEMMGLQLPNASFVNTNTQLRDVLTQEACKRILKMTSLSDNYTCIADILDERSFVNAIVGLMATGGSSNHTIHIIAMAKAAGIVINWDDFDAISKVTPLLCRMYPNGSADVNHFRDAGGMSVVIHELIEAGLVFEDVQTVVGKGLKNYIVEPALDNNRLVFTKGPKVSRDLNVLSSYAKPFSKEGGLKLLKGNIGRSVIKTSALRENHLYIKAPALIFSSQDELQNAFKEGKLEKDFVAVVKYQGPKSNGMPELHGLLPALGVLQDKGFNVAIVTDGRMSGASGKVPSAIHMVSEAAKGGVISLIRDNDIICLDVLKGELHVEVTQEELSNRKEEKVDVSHNVYGFGRDLFSSVRYCISSAEEGASIFDLPGEEKN from the coding sequence ATGAATAAAATAATCTTAGAAATCACAGAAAACATCATAAATAGGTCTAAAAAAAGTCGTTCAATTTATTTGGAAAGAGTAGAAAAAGCAAAAACTAAAGGAGTTAATCGTACTTCTTTGGGTTGCAGTAATTTAGCGCATGCAATGGCACCTATGAATGACAAAGAAAAAGAATCTCTTAGAGGTAGTAAAAATGCCAATATTGCTATTATAACGTCTTACAATGATATGTTATCTGCACATGAGCCTTATAGTGTATATCCCTCACTAATTAAACGAACACTTATGCTAGAAGGTGCAACGGCACAAGTATCAGCAGGTGTTCCTGCTATGTGTGATGGAGTTACACAAGGGCAAGAAGGAATGGAGTTAAGTCTTTTTTCAAGAGACAATATTGCAATGGGTACTGCTATTGGTTTATCTCATAATGTATACGATGGAGCTGTTTTTTTAGGAATATGCGATAAAATTGTTCCTGGTTTATTAATTGGTGCTTTATCTTTTGGACATTTACCTGCTATGTTTATTCCAGCAGGACCAATGACCTCAGGGATATCAAACAGTAAAAAATCTCATGTACGACAAGATTATGCAGCAGGAAAAGTAGATAAAAACACCTTATTAAAAGTAGAGTCCGCTTCTTATCACAGCAGTGGTACTTGTACATTTTATGGAACAGCAAATTCCAATCAAATGTTATTAGAAATGATGGGACTACAGCTTCCTAATGCTTCTTTTGTTAATACCAATACACAATTAAGAGATGTTTTAACACAAGAAGCCTGTAAACGAATTTTAAAAATGACTTCTTTAAGCGATAATTACACCTGCATAGCAGATATTCTTGATGAAAGAAGTTTTGTAAATGCTATTGTTGGTCTTATGGCAACAGGGGGATCTTCTAATCATACTATACATATAATAGCTATGGCAAAAGCAGCTGGAATTGTTATCAACTGGGATGATTTTGATGCTATTTCTAAAGTAACTCCTTTATTATGTAGAATGTATCCAAATGGAAGTGCTGATGTTAATCACTTTAGAGATGCAGGAGGAATGAGTGTTGTTATTCATGAGCTTATTGAAGCTGGTTTAGTTTTTGAAGATGTTCAAACAGTAGTAGGGAAGGGTTTAAAGAATTATATAGTAGAACCCGCCTTAGATAATAATCGTTTAGTATTTACAAAAGGTCCTAAGGTTTCAAGAGATTTAAATGTTCTTTCTTCTTATGCCAAACCTTTTTCTAAAGAAGGGGGATTAAAACTCTTAAAAGGTAATATTGGAAGATCGGTTATTAAAACATCGGCTTTAAGAGAAAATCACTTATATATTAAAGCACCTGCTCTTATTTTTTCTTCTCAAGATGAATTGCAAAATGCTTTTAAAGAAGGAAAATTAGAAAAAGATTTTGTAGCGGTGGTTAAATACCAAGGACCTAAATCAAATGGAATGCCTGAACTTCATGGTTTATTACCTGCTTTAGGAGTCTTGCAAGATAAGGGTTTTAATGTAGCAATTGTAACAGATGGTAGAATGTCGGGGGCTTCTGGAAAAGTACCTTCAGCTATACATATGGTATCAGAAGCTGCAAAAGGGGGAGTTATCTCACTTATCCGTGATAATGATATTATTTGTTTGGATGTACTTAAGGGTGAATTACATGTAGAAGTTACGCAAGAGGAATTATCTAATAGAAAAGAAGAAAAAGTCGATGTCTCTCATAATGTATATGGTTTTGGAAGAGATTTGTTTTCAAGTGTAAGATATTGTATAAGCAGTGCTGAAGAGGGTGCTTCTATTTTTGATTTACCTGGAGAGGAAAAAAACTAG
- a CDS encoding ABC transporter ATP-binding protein: MENVIEVRNLSHAYGKKKIYDDLNFTVKKGQIVGLLGKNGVGKTSLINILMGFLKPLGGECLIFGEPSSSLSENTRKRIGLLHEGHQTFEFMTIEQIEKFYSPFYEKWRKDIYYDLMDLLALPKTHKISNMSYGQRSQVVLGLIFAQDPDLLVLDDYSMGLDAGYRRLFLDYLHDFVKSEQKTVFVTSHVVQDLEHLIDEIILLNKGGEILKTNLDDLLNNFKSYTLDFTLPNDLKIREIERLVKSDVIRNIEVSKNALRLYSYENEQEVLKNLQASHNVFAPLNHTHINRKKINLEDAFIGLMGRY, from the coding sequence TTTATGACGATTTGAATTTTACTGTTAAAAAAGGCCAAATAGTAGGACTTTTAGGTAAAAATGGGGTAGGAAAAACCAGTTTAATTAATATCTTAATGGGATTTTTAAAACCACTTGGGGGAGAATGTTTAATTTTTGGTGAACCTTCATCATCTTTAAGTGAAAATACCAGAAAAAGAATTGGTTTATTACATGAAGGGCATCAGACTTTTGAATTTATGACCATTGAACAAATTGAAAAATTCTATAGTCCTTTTTATGAAAAATGGCGTAAAGATATTTATTATGATTTAATGGATTTATTGGCATTACCAAAAACACATAAAATATCTAATATGTCTTATGGGCAAAGGTCACAAGTAGTTCTTGGCCTAATTTTTGCTCAAGATCCTGATTTATTGGTACTGGATGATTATTCTATGGGTTTAGATGCAGGTTACAGACGATTATTCTTAGATTATCTTCATGATTTTGTCAAAAGCGAACAAAAAACGGTGTTTGTTACTTCTCATGTAGTTCAAGACCTTGAACACTTAATTGATGAAATCATTCTACTTAATAAGGGTGGAGAAATATTAAAAACAAACTTAGATGATTTATTAAACAACTTTAAATCCTATACCCTTGATTTTACCCTTCCTAATGATTTAAAAATTAGGGAAATTGAGCGTTTGGTCAAAAGTGATGTTATTAGAAATATAGAAGTATCTAAAAATGCTCTAAGGCTTTATTCTTATGAAAATGAACAAGAAGTACTTAAAAATCTGCAAGCCTCACATAATGTTTTTGCACCGCTTAATCATACACATATAAACAGAAAAAAAATCAATTTAGAAGATGCTTTTATTGGTTTAATGGGGAGATATTAA
- the zwf gene encoding glucose-6-phosphate dehydrogenase: MNIINTNSDIIIFGGHGDLSFRKLLPALYHLFNEKYLDDSSRIIIVTRRNITHEENIKLIKSKLQEFIKDDAFSQNDFKAFSKILFIEKVDFADNSTYSNLSITLQNSSNTNRISYLSTAPDFFADICKALSEWKLITKNSRVVLEKPIGRDLLSSQALNTEVLKYFSERQIYRIDHYLGKETVQNILALRFSNRFIMPLWDASNIDHIQITVAESVGVEGRWAYYDQYGAMRDMIQNHLMQLLCLIAMEPPCSLDADSVRDEKVKVLRSLRKITISDIASHTVRAQYKKGMSEGKSVPGYLEGEGVSNSKTETFAAIKVDIDNWRWNGVPFYIRSGKRMQKRNSEIVIQFKSVPHSIFKNNDASMPANKLVITLQPEESITLSLLNKVPGLSDSMKVQEVNLELNSPLETKRNHEAYERLILDVIHDNPTLFMRLDEVEAAWKWTDSIIKAWDEDLSPMKSYSAGSNGPSAAVQLIAKDGRAWNDE; this comes from the coding sequence ATGAATATTATAAATACAAACAGTGACATTATAATATTTGGAGGACATGGAGACTTGTCCTTTAGAAAATTATTACCTGCTTTATATCATCTGTTTAATGAAAAATACTTAGATGATTCAAGTAGAATTATAATTGTTACAAGAAGAAATATTACTCATGAAGAAAATATTAAATTAATTAAATCTAAATTACAAGAGTTTATAAAAGATGATGCTTTTAGTCAAAATGATTTTAAAGCTTTTTCAAAGATATTGTTTATTGAAAAAGTAGATTTTGCTGATAATAGTACCTATTCAAATTTAAGTATAACCTTACAAAACTCTTCAAATACAAACCGAATTTCCTATCTTTCAACAGCACCTGATTTTTTTGCAGATATTTGTAAAGCCTTAAGTGAGTGGAAGTTAATTACAAAAAACAGTAGAGTAGTACTAGAGAAACCTATTGGAAGAGATTTACTTTCTTCTCAAGCTCTTAATACAGAAGTTCTTAAATATTTTAGCGAGCGACAAATATACAGAATTGATCATTATTTAGGAAAAGAAACAGTACAGAATATTCTTGCTTTACGTTTTTCAAACAGATTTATCATGCCTTTATGGGATGCATCTAATATTGATCATATTCAAATTACTGTTGCTGAAAGTGTTGGGGTTGAAGGGCGTTGGGCGTATTATGACCAGTATGGAGCTATGCGAGATATGATACAAAATCATTTAATGCAATTGCTGTGTTTAATCGCAATGGAGCCACCTTGTTCTTTAGATGCTGACAGTGTAAGAGATGAAAAAGTAAAAGTTCTTAGGTCTTTACGAAAAATTACTATTTCTGATATAGCTTCTCATACAGTAAGAGCACAATATAAAAAAGGTATGAGTGAAGGCAAAAGTGTACCTGGTTATTTAGAAGGTGAGGGAGTAAGTAATAGTAAAACAGAAACTTTTGCTGCTATTAAAGTTGATATTGATAACTGGCGTTGGAATGGTGTTCCTTTTTATATTAGAAGTGGAAAAAGAATGCAAAAGAGAAATTCTGAAATTGTTATTCAGTTTAAATCTGTACCTCATTCTATTTTTAAAAATAATGATGCTTCTATGCCTGCTAATAAACTTGTTATTACTTTACAACCAGAAGAGAGTATTACGCTTTCTTTATTAAATAAAGTACCTGGTTTAAGTGATAGTATGAAAGTACAAGAAGTAAATTTAGAATTAAATTCTCCTTTAGAGACAAAAAGGAATCATGAAGCTTATGAACGCTTGATTTTAGATGTTATTCATGATAATCCAACACTGTTTATGAGGCTTGATGAAGTGGAAGCGGCATGGAAATGGACGGATTCTATTATAAAAGCTTGGGATGAAGATTTAAGTCCTATGAAGAGTTATTCTGCTGGTTCCAATGGTCCCAGTGCAGCAGTACAATTAATTGCAAAAGATGGAAGGGCGTGGAATGATGAATAA